From Bacteroidia bacterium:
GCGGTGGCGGTAATTATAGGACTTGGGCTGGGTTATTTGCTGGCCCGTTTGCTGATGGCAATTCCGGCCGATAGCCATATCGCCAAAGCCATGACCGGTTTGGGCGCATTGGCTGCTACGCTGCTTTTGTACGGAACCACTGAATTTTTTGGCGGCTACGGATTTCTGGCAACTTTTGTAGGCGCTGTGATGATTCGGCAATATAAACCTCACCACCCGCTTCATAAACCAATGCATATTCTTACTGAAAAATTAGAACGCATCTTAACTGCCATTATCCTGCTGGCACTGGGCGCTGCCATTGCAGGGGGTCTGTTGGCCGCACTCAACTGGAAGCTGATCGTTTGTGCCGTACTGATCATCTTCGTTGTACGTCCGGTAGCCGGCATGGCCGGGCTTGCAGGATCTAAAGCTGCTCCGTGGCGCGAGCGACTGGCCATCAGCTTCCTCGGGATCAGGGGAATTGGATCATTGTACTATCTTGCCTACGCCCTTAATCAGCAGGATTTTGCCGGTTCCGAAACGCTTTGGGCGCTGGTGGCCCTGGTGATCGTAATTTCAATATTTGTACATGGAATCACTGCCACGCCCATAACTGAGAAGCTAGATAAAATGCGCACCTGAAACTGAATTTTCAACGTAGTTACATCCATAGACGAACCTGAAAACACATTTCTGGAATGCTTTTCGATTTTCATCAATACCGGTTATTCTGCGGCCAAATACTTAATTTTGACCGGTGGGTAGAAAAGAACAACTGGTTTAAAAACTTAAAGACGAGAACTTATGAAATGGATATACAGCCGAAAGCAAAAATTGATTATTGCAGTGACGCTGATCGTAGTATTGGCGATGGCCGTATGGAGCAATCTTTCAGAACGAAATAAATTGGAAAAACTTAATCACTCATTTGTTTCCATTTATGAAGACCGGCTTTTAGTGGAAAGCTATATATACAAGCTTTCGGAATTATTGCATAAAAAAGAGGCAATCATAAATTCAAATTCCGGAAATAGCAGAAGTACCAAAAAAGAATTGCATAAATTAGATAATGAAATAAATGACTTAATCGCACAATATGAAGTTACTTTTCTCACCACCGCTGAGGCAATATATTTTCAAAGGCTAAAGGATATTCTGGATGACGGGAAAAAGGCAGAAAGCAATGGTGGTTCCTTAAGGGCAGAGGAGCAAAAAAAAATAAGATCATCGCTGCTGATCCTCTCTAAACTCTCGGATATACAAGTGGCAGAGGGCGCGAGAATAAAGGACGAATCAAAAAAGTT
This genomic window contains:
- a CDS encoding MCP four helix bundle domain-containing protein yields the protein MKWIYSRKQKLIIAVTLIVVLAMAVWSNLSERNKLEKLNHSFVSIYEDRLLVESYIYKLSELLHKKEAIINSNSGNSRSTKKELHKLDNEINDLIAQYEVTFLTTAEAIYFQRLKDILDDGKKAESNGGSLRAEEQKKIRSSLLILSKLSDIQVAEGARIKDESKKLMLGSAVSSQFDMALLIIIGLALQGLLLASQSLKDKFDQNYNLN